One bacterium genomic window, GCTGGAGCAGCTGGCGCGGGAGAAGCGGCGCGCCTTCGCCGAGTGCGAGTACTGGTCGCGCCCGGTTCCCGGCTTCGGCGATCCCGACGCCCCGCTGGTGCTCTTCGGTCTCGCCCCCGGGGCGCACGGCTCGAACCGCACCGGTCGGATGTTCACCGGCGACGCCTCGGGCGCGTTCCTCTTCCCGGCGCTCCACCGCGCCGGACTCGCCTCCCGCCCCGACGCCGTTTCGCGGGACGACGGCCTGACGCTCCGCGGCGTCTACATCACCGCCGCCGTCCGCTGCGCGCCGCCGGGAAACCGCCCCGACGCTTCGGAACTGGCCGCCTGCGCCTCCTGGACGGCGCGGGAGCTCTCCTCGCTGCGCCGCGCGCGGGTCTTCCTCGCCTTGGGGCGGATCGGCCACGACGCGCTGCTGCGGCAGTTCGGCCTGCCGCCGTCGGCGGCGCGCTTC contains:
- a CDS encoding uracil-DNA glycosylase; its protein translation is MASRAAEDDLEAFRRELVRCRRCPRLAAWLEQLAREKRRAFAECEYWSRPVPGFGDPDAPLVLFGLAPGAHGSNRTGRMFTGDASGAFLFPALHRAGLASRPDAVSRDDGLTLRGVYITAAVRCAPPGNRPDASELAACASWTARELSSLRRARVFLALGRIGHDALLRQFGLPPSAARFGHGAVFALGAGRTLLDSYHVSRQNTQTGRLTAAMFDAVLERAKALAGASDSTT